One window of Candidatus Tokpelaia hoelldoblerii genomic DNA carries:
- a CDS encoding Metal-dependent hydrolase (bhsal06740): MNIIWLGHAGFRVETGAAVILIDPFLTGNPRAEGLDIDKITDGVTHIALTHGHSDHVGDTVAIARDKNIPVTANADLGAWLAAQGVANIVPGNTGGTQAHDGYTITFVHALHSSAMLTEDGHSQALGNPNGLVFHFDDAPTLYHMGDTDIFSDMKLIDELHRPDIGIVPVGDFFTMGGAVAALACQRYLNLKVAIPCHYATFPLLEPTADKFVAGLAGAKTKVVVPEVGKKLAF, encoded by the coding sequence ATGAATATTATATGGCTTGGTCATGCCGGGTTTCGGGTTGAAACCGGCGCGGCTGTTATTCTGATTGATCCGTTTCTCACCGGCAATCCCAGGGCGGAAGGTCTGGATATTGATAAAATCACCGATGGCGTCACCCATATCGCGCTGACTCATGGCCATAGTGACCATGTCGGCGATACAGTGGCGATCGCCAGAGATAAAAATATACCGGTGACAGCCAATGCCGACCTTGGCGCATGGCTTGCCGCGCAAGGTGTGGCCAATATTGTGCCGGGCAATACCGGTGGCACACAGGCGCATGACGGCTATACCATCACCTTTGTCCATGCGCTGCATTCTTCCGCCATGCTGACCGAAGACGGCCACAGCCAGGCGCTGGGCAACCCGAACGGGCTGGTTTTTCATTTTGATGATGCGCCGACGCTTTATCATATGGGCGATACGGATATTTTTTCGGATATGAAGCTGATTGATGAGTTGCACCGGCCGGATATCGGCATTGTGCCGGTGGGGGATTTCTTCACCATGGGCGGCGCTGTCGCCGCGCTGGCCTGCCAGCGTTACCTGAATTTGAAAGTCGCCATCCCCTGTCATTATGCCACATTTCCGCTGCTGGAGCCGACAGCGGACAAGTTTGTCGCCGGTCTTGCCGGCGCAAAGACAAAAGTTGTTGTGCCGGAAGTTGGCAAAAAGCTTGCATTCTGA
- a CDS encoding Lactoylglutathione lyase (bhsal06770), with protein sequence MRYLHTMVRVHNLEESLDFYTRIFGLAETHRIENKKGRFTLVYLAAPQDKARAEQEKAPELELTWNWDTENYTGGRNFGHLAYEVDDIYATCQKLADAGITINRPPRDGHMAFIKSPDGISIELLQKGERLAPKEPWASMENTGTW encoded by the coding sequence ATGCGCTATTTGCACACCATGGTTCGTGTTCATAACCTTGAAGAATCGCTTGATTTTTACACCCGGATTTTCGGCCTTGCTGAAACGCACCGCATTGAAAATAAAAAAGGGCGGTTCACGCTTGTCTACCTTGCCGCGCCGCAGGACAAAGCCCGCGCAGAACAGGAAAAAGCGCCGGAGCTGGAACTCACCTGGAACTGGGACACGGAAAACTATACCGGCGGGCGTAATTTCGGCCATCTTGCCTATGAAGTGGACGACATTTACGCCACCTGCCAGAAGCTGGCGGATGCAGGTATCACCATCAACCGCCCGCCGCGGGATGGCCATATGGCATTTATCAAATCACCGGACGGGATTTCTATTGAACTGCTGCAAAAGGGCGAAAGGCTTGCCCCCAAAGAGCCGTGGGCTTCCATGGAAAATACCGGCACGTGGTAA
- a CDS encoding Hypothetical protein (bhsal06680): MTVDHKDRREHTVHYLMQMASELKKMADGAMIPSLSLLFAMAADEAEDFIGRHYPKTQGVSLFGQQRNEAAVVADKPAGEIKLHQGEIEL, translated from the coding sequence ATGACGGTCGATCATAAAGACAGACGGGAACACACTGTTCATTATCTGATGCAGATGGCGTCAGAGTTAAAAAAAATGGCTGACGGGGCAATGATACCTTCCCTTTCATTACTGTTTGCCATGGCGGCGGATGAAGCGGAAGACTTTATCGGACGCCATTATCCAAAGACGCAAGGGGTTTCGCTATTCGGGCAGCAGCGAAATGAAGCCGCCGTTGTGGCGGACAAGCCGGCCGGCGAGATCAAGCTCCATCAGGGCGAGATAGAGCTTTGA
- the plsY gene encoding Glycerol-3-phosphate acyltransferase (bhsal06700) yields the protein MDIPFLPVFIMTGVLFFIGYVLGSIPFGLIFTRLAGLGDIRKTGSGNIGATNVLRTGHKKIAFATLLCDMLKGTAAVLAALNIVPFLFVALLAGSGAVIGHMFPVWLKFKGGKGVATYLGVLLGLDWLLAVVFGLAWLMSAFLTRYSSLAALVAVVTVPVAARLLLLSWPASLLLAVMSLLVILKHHANIRRLLNGTESKIGAKAG from the coding sequence ATGGACATCCCTTTTTTGCCTGTATTCATCATGACCGGCGTTTTGTTTTTTATCGGCTATGTGCTTGGTTCCATTCCTTTTGGCCTGATTTTCACCCGCCTGGCGGGCCTGGGCGATATCCGCAAAACCGGCTCGGGCAATATTGGCGCAACCAACGTCTTGCGCACCGGCCACAAAAAAATCGCTTTTGCCACACTGCTGTGCGATATGCTGAAAGGGACAGCCGCTGTCCTGGCTGCCCTGAATATTGTTCCATTTCTGTTCGTAGCCCTGCTGGCGGGTTCCGGTGCAGTTATCGGCCATATGTTTCCGGTGTGGCTGAAATTCAAAGGCGGCAAGGGTGTTGCAACTTACCTTGGCGTCCTGCTTGGTCTTGACTGGCTGCTGGCAGTGGTTTTCGGGCTTGCCTGGCTTATGTCAGCCTTTCTCACCCGCTATTCTTCACTTGCCGCACTGGTTGCGGTCGTGACTGTGCCCGTTGCAGCGCGGCTGCTGTTGCTGTCATGGCCGGCCAGCCTCCTTCTTGCCGTCATGAGCTTGCTTGTCATTCTCAAGCACCATGCCAATATCCGCCGCCTGCTCAACGGTACAGAAAGCAAGATCGGGGCGAAAGCCGGATGA
- the gatA gene encoding Glutamyl-tRNA(Gln) amidotransferase subunit A (bhsal06760), giving the protein MTDLTSLTIAEARERLTRREIKATELTEAYLGAIDAANDKINAYVAVTADAARDSAAESDTRLARGEGRALEGIPLGIKDLFATCDVHTQACSYILDGFKPRYESTVTANLWADGAVMLGKLNMDEFAMGSSNETSCYGPVINPWRRQGSDAQLTAGGSSGGSAAAVAGRLCAAATATDTGGSIRQPAAFTGTVGLKPTYGRCSRWGTIAFASSLDQAGPIARDVRDAAILLKSMASFDEKDSTSVNLPVPDYEAVLGKSLKGLKVGIPKEYRIDGMSEEISALWAKGRAWLQDAGAEIVDISLPHTRYALATYYIIAPAEASSNLARYDGVRYGLRVPGKDIVELYENTRSAGFGDEVKRRVMIGTYVLSAGFYDAYYVKAQKVRTLVKQDFDRVFAQGIDVILTPATPSAAFGLADEKLKNDPIAMYLNDVFTVTVNMAGLPGISVPAGLSAEGLPLGLQLIGCPFGEETLFQSAHIIEQASGTFTPGKWW; this is encoded by the coding sequence ATGACTGATTTGACAAGTTTGACCATTGCTGAAGCGCGCGAACGTTTGACAAGGCGCGAGATAAAGGCAACGGAACTGACAGAAGCCTATCTTGGTGCGATTGATGCCGCCAATGATAAAATCAATGCCTATGTGGCGGTAACCGCAGACGCTGCCCGTGACAGCGCGGCTGAGAGCGACACGCGCCTTGCCAGGGGCGAGGGGCGGGCGCTGGAGGGTATCCCGCTTGGCATCAAGGATCTGTTTGCAACCTGTGACGTACATACACAGGCGTGTTCGTATATTCTTGACGGTTTCAAGCCGCGTTATGAATCGACCGTTACCGCCAATCTGTGGGCGGATGGCGCGGTGATGCTCGGCAAACTCAATATGGACGAGTTTGCGATGGGCTCTTCCAATGAGACGTCTTGTTATGGTCCGGTTATCAATCCGTGGCGCCGGCAGGGGTCTGATGCGCAACTGACAGCGGGCGGTTCATCCGGCGGTTCGGCTGCTGCTGTGGCGGGGCGGCTGTGCGCGGCAGCAACAGCGACTGATACCGGCGGTTCTATCCGCCAGCCTGCGGCTTTTACCGGCACGGTCGGCCTCAAGCCGACTTATGGGCGCTGCTCGCGCTGGGGGACGATTGCTTTTGCCTCGTCACTTGACCAGGCCGGGCCAATTGCCCGTGATGTGCGTGATGCGGCGATTCTGCTCAAGTCCATGGCGTCTTTTGACGAGAAGGATTCAACCTCTGTCAATCTGCCGGTGCCGGATTATGAAGCGGTTCTCGGCAAGTCTCTCAAGGGGCTGAAAGTCGGCATTCCGAAAGAATACCGGATTGACGGTATGTCGGAAGAAATCAGCGCCTTGTGGGCAAAGGGCCGGGCATGGCTGCAAGATGCCGGAGCGGAGATTGTCGACATTTCCCTGCCGCATACCAGATATGCGCTGGCGACATATTATATCATTGCGCCGGCGGAAGCCTCTTCCAACCTGGCGCGCTATGACGGTGTGCGTTATGGCCTGCGCGTACCAGGCAAGGACATTGTTGAGCTGTATGAAAACACCCGCTCGGCCGGTTTTGGTGATGAAGTCAAACGCCGCGTGATGATCGGCACTTATGTGCTGTCTGCCGGTTTTTATGACGCGTATTATGTAAAGGCGCAAAAAGTGCGCACACTGGTCAAGCAGGATTTTGACCGGGTTTTCGCGCAGGGGATTGACGTGATTTTAACCCCGGCGACACCGTCCGCCGCCTTTGGCCTTGCGGATGAGAAACTGAAGAACGACCCCATTGCCATGTATCTCAATGATGTGTTCACCGTGACGGTCAATATGGCGGGCCTGCCGGGAATTTCTGTTCCGGCCGGGCTGTCGGCGGAAGGATTGCCGCTGGGGCTGCAATTGATCGGCTGTCCCTTTGGCGAGGAAACACTGTTTCAGAGCGCGCATATTATTGAACAGGCTTCCGGTACATTCACGCCGGGAAAGTGGTGGTAA
- the pyrB gene encoding Aspartate carbamoyltransferase (bhsal06720) — protein sequence MIKDTDFPPFPHRHLLGIKGLNRLDLNALLDRADANVAVSRQKDKKKSVLRGRTQINLFFEASTRTQSSFELAGKRLGADVMNMAVGNSSLKKGETLIDTAMTLNAMQPDILIIRHHAAGAAALLSQKVDCAVVNAGDGAHEHPSQALLDALTIRRAKGSIEGLTVAICGDILHSRVARSNIICLNALGANVRVIAPSTLLPSGVGDMSVKVFHSMDDGLKDADVIMMLRLQRERMASAFVPSEREYFHFFGLDRARMKYARPDCLVMHPGPMNRGVEISSSVADGPQSVIQTQVEMGIATRMAIIEALLDPRNPHQQAGESA from the coding sequence ATGATAAAAGATACAGACTTTCCACCATTTCCCCATCGCCATTTGCTGGGGATCAAGGGGTTGAATCGTCTCGACCTCAATGCTCTGCTCGACCGGGCAGACGCCAATGTCGCTGTTTCCCGCCAGAAGGACAAGAAAAAATCCGTATTGCGCGGGCGCACGCAAATCAATCTGTTTTTTGAAGCTTCCACCCGGACACAATCCTCCTTTGAACTTGCCGGCAAGCGCCTCGGCGCCGATGTGATGAATATGGCCGTGGGCAATTCATCCCTCAAAAAAGGCGAAACGCTGATTGACACAGCCATGACGCTGAACGCCATGCAGCCGGACATTCTGATTATCCGCCACCATGCAGCCGGTGCGGCGGCGCTGCTTTCACAAAAAGTCGACTGCGCTGTTGTCAACGCCGGCGACGGCGCGCACGAGCACCCCTCGCAGGCGCTCCTCGACGCCCTTACCATCCGCCGCGCCAAAGGCTCGATTGAAGGGCTGACGGTGGCGATCTGCGGCGATATCCTGCATTCGCGCGTGGCGCGTTCCAACATCATCTGCCTTAACGCCCTTGGCGCCAATGTGCGGGTGATTGCCCCGTCCACCCTGCTGCCCTCAGGGGTTGGCGATATGAGTGTAAAGGTTTTCCACTCGATGGATGATGGCCTGAAAGACGCCGATGTGATTATGATGCTGCGTTTGCAGCGCGAGCGGATGGCGAGTGCGTTTGTGCCTTCCGAACGGGAATATTTCCACTTTTTCGGCCTTGACCGCGCCAGGATGAAATATGCCAGACCGGATTGCCTGGTCATGCATCCGGGCCCGATGAACCGCGGTGTGGAAATTTCCTCTTCCGTGGCGGATGGCCCGCAAAGCGTGATCCAGACACAGGTGGAAATGGGCATCGCCACCCGCATGGCTATCATAGAGGCCCTGCTTGACCCGCGAAACCCCCACCAACAGGCAGGAGAAAGCGCATGA
- a CDS encoding DNA protecting protein DprA (bhsal06690) has translation MSTTREGIILSDRQRFHWLRLIRSQNVGPQTFRQLIRRYASAEAALEALPELARKGGRRQIRVAGVDEVERELAYAAKGGFRLVCIGEPDYPQLLRQIDGPPPLICIKGNASILNRAAVGIVGSRNASALGLRMTADFASELGKAGFAIVSGFARGIDSSAHRASLSTGTIAVMAGGADHIYPPENDKLYAELLDRNGVFISEMPLGWTPRSQDFPRRNRLIAGLGHGVLVVEAAQRSGSLITARYAADAGRLVFAIPGSPRDARARGPNSLIKNGAALVDCSADIIEALTPLAPHLPAQADLFAAQGNNCQEKPAEIILSPTVDTPATGHDLDEAERKRVLHALSPTPVDLETLSAAVEVPVSKLYLALMELDLAGRLVRHNGGFISLLPE, from the coding sequence ATGAGCACCACACGTGAAGGCATTATACTTTCTGACCGTCAGCGCTTTCACTGGTTGCGGCTTATCCGCAGCCAGAATGTCGGCCCGCAAACCTTCCGCCAGCTTATCAGGCGTTATGCTTCTGCCGAAGCTGCGCTGGAAGCCCTGCCGGAACTGGCGCGCAAGGGCGGCAGACGGCAAATCCGCGTTGCCGGTGTGGATGAGGTTGAACGTGAACTGGCCTATGCCGCCAAAGGCGGCTTTCGCCTTGTCTGCATCGGCGAGCCGGACTACCCGCAATTGCTGCGCCAGATCGACGGCCCGCCGCCGCTCATCTGTATCAAGGGTAACGCCAGCATCTTAAACCGCGCCGCGGTCGGCATCGTCGGTTCGCGCAATGCTTCAGCCCTCGGGCTGCGAATGACGGCGGATTTCGCCTCGGAACTGGGAAAGGCAGGCTTTGCCATTGTTTCCGGTTTTGCCCGCGGCATTGATTCGAGCGCCCACAGGGCCAGCCTGTCAACAGGCACCATCGCCGTTATGGCGGGCGGCGCTGACCATATCTATCCGCCGGAGAATGATAAGCTCTATGCTGAATTACTGGACAGGAACGGTGTCTTCATCAGCGAAATGCCGCTCGGCTGGACACCGCGTTCACAGGATTTTCCACGCCGCAACCGGTTGATTGCCGGCCTTGGCCATGGTGTTCTGGTGGTTGAGGCGGCGCAGCGCTCAGGCTCGCTTATCACAGCGCGCTATGCGGCGGACGCAGGCAGGCTTGTTTTCGCCATTCCCGGTTCACCACGTGATGCCCGCGCCCGCGGGCCGAACAGCCTGATCAAAAACGGCGCGGCTCTTGTCGATTGCAGCGCCGATATTATCGAAGCCCTCACCCCGCTTGCGCCACACTTGCCGGCGCAAGCGGATCTGTTTGCCGCGCAAGGCAACAATTGCCAGGAAAAACCGGCGGAAATCATCCTGTCCCCAACGGTGGACACACCGGCAACCGGCCATGACCTTGATGAGGCAGAGCGCAAACGGGTGCTGCATGCCCTTTCCCCCACGCCGGTTGATCTGGAAACCTTATCCGCTGCGGTGGAAGTTCCTGTTTCAAAGCTCTATCTCGCCCTGATGGAGCTTGATCTCGCCGGCCGGCTTGTCCGCCACAACGGCGGCTTCATTTCGCTGCTGCCCGAATAG
- the topA gene encoding DNA topoisomerase 1 (bhsal06670) yields MNVVVVESPAKAKTINKYLGSGYKVLASFGHVRDLPAKDGSVLPDDDFAMKWEVDSASAKRLNEIAKAVKESDSLILATDPDREGEAISWHVLDVLRQKKVLKDKPVKRVVFNAITKKAVLDAMAQPRDIDVDLVDAYLARRALDYLVGFTLSPVLWRKLPGARSAGRVQSVALRLVCEREAEIERFIREEYWSLAADLKTPRADLFTARLVSLDGKKLGKLDIKNADEAQKIRVFLESAAFQVQSVEAKPTKRNPAPPFTTSTLQQAASSRLGFSASRTMQVAQRLYEGIELDGETAGLITYMRTDGVQIAPEAIEAARGAIGTMFGGDYVPEKPRFYSTKAKNAQEAHEAIRPTDFSRTPDEVRRYLDADQARLYELVWKRAIASQMQPADIERTTVEIEATGKGGIAGLRATGSVIRFDGFLAAYTDNRDEDADDEEATRLPDIHADELLEREKIVATQHSTEPPPRYSEASLIKRLEELEIGRPSTYASTLATLRDRDYVTIDKRRLIPESKGRIVTAFLENFFNRYVEYDFTADLEDKLDLISDGKLDWKDVLRDFWKNFSANVSDTRDLRVAEVLEVLNDVLAPIAFPPREDGSDPRSCPLCHEGKLSLKLGRYGAFVGCSNYPDCTYTRQLGGDAAEQAASAQGDEPAVLGKDPHNGEDITLRTGRFGPYVQRGEGKEAKRASLPKSWQGTDITLAKALELLALPREVGMHPETGKPITASIGRYGPYVAHDGQYANLENIEDVFEVGLNRAVTLLAEKQQKGGRRTSSATLANLGTHPDGGDITVHDGRYGPYVKWGKINATLPKGKDAKTVTLEEALALIAAKAEKGGKTGKKAAQKKAPAKKAAPKKAATKKKAE; encoded by the coding sequence ATGAATGTAGTTGTTGTCGAATCACCGGCCAAGGCCAAAACAATCAATAAATATCTCGGTTCAGGCTATAAGGTGCTGGCCTCTTTCGGCCATGTGCGCGATCTGCCGGCCAAGGATGGCTCGGTCCTGCCGGATGATGATTTTGCCATGAAATGGGAAGTTGACAGCGCTTCCGCCAAACGGCTGAATGAGATTGCCAAAGCTGTCAAGGAAAGCGACAGCCTCATTCTCGCAACCGACCCTGACCGTGAGGGAGAGGCAATTTCGTGGCACGTGCTGGATGTGCTGCGGCAGAAAAAGGTGCTGAAGGACAAGCCGGTCAAGCGCGTGGTGTTCAACGCCATCACCAAAAAGGCGGTACTGGACGCCATGGCGCAGCCGCGCGATATTGATGTTGATCTGGTTGACGCCTATCTGGCGCGGCGTGCGCTTGATTATCTTGTCGGCTTCACGCTGTCGCCGGTTCTGTGGCGCAAATTGCCGGGCGCGCGCTCGGCCGGACGGGTGCAATCTGTTGCGCTGCGCCTTGTCTGTGAGCGCGAGGCGGAAATTGAGCGCTTCATCCGTGAGGAATACTGGTCACTCGCCGCTGACTTGAAAACGCCGCGGGCAGATTTGTTCACCGCGCGCCTTGTCAGCCTTGACGGTAAAAAACTCGGCAAGCTTGACATCAAAAACGCCGATGAAGCACAGAAAATCCGTGTCTTTCTGGAAAGCGCCGCCTTTCAGGTGCAAAGTGTCGAGGCCAAGCCGACAAAGCGTAATCCCGCCCCGCCATTCACTACCTCCACACTGCAGCAGGCTGCTTCCTCACGCCTTGGCTTTTCAGCCTCGCGCACCATGCAGGTGGCCCAGCGCCTTTATGAGGGGATTGAGCTTGATGGTGAAACGGCCGGTCTTATCACCTATATGCGTACCGACGGCGTGCAGATAGCGCCGGAAGCAATTGAAGCTGCGCGCGGTGCAATCGGCACGATGTTCGGCGGCGATTATGTGCCGGAAAAGCCGCGTTTTTATTCCACCAAGGCCAAAAACGCCCAAGAAGCGCACGAAGCCATCCGCCCGACAGATTTCAGCCGGACACCGGATGAGGTGCGCCGCTATCTCGATGCTGACCAGGCGCGCCTTTATGAACTGGTCTGGAAACGGGCCATCGCCAGCCAGATGCAACCGGCCGATATCGAACGCACCACGGTTGAGATTGAAGCCACTGGTAAAGGCGGTATCGCCGGTTTGCGCGCGACCGGTTCTGTCATTCGTTTTGACGGGTTTCTGGCGGCTTATACGGATAACCGCGATGAAGACGCAGACGATGAAGAGGCGACCCGCCTGCCGGATATCCATGCCGATGAGCTGCTGGAGCGTGAAAAAATTGTCGCCACCCAGCATTCAACCGAGCCGCCGCCGCGCTATTCGGAAGCAAGCCTGATCAAACGGCTGGAAGAACTGGAGATCGGCCGGCCGTCAACCTATGCTTCAACGCTCGCCACCTTGCGTGACCGGGATTATGTCACAATTGACAAGCGCCGGCTTATCCCCGAATCCAAGGGACGCATTGTCACGGCGTTTCTGGAAAACTTCTTCAACCGTTATGTGGAATATGATTTCACGGCGGATCTGGAAGACAAGCTCGACCTGATTTCAGACGGCAAGCTTGACTGGAAAGACGTGCTGCGCGATTTCTGGAAGAATTTTTCCGCCAATGTCAGCGACACCAGGGATTTGCGTGTCGCGGAAGTGCTGGAAGTTCTCAATGATGTGCTGGCGCCGATCGCCTTTCCCCCGCGGGAAGACGGCAGCGACCCGCGTTCCTGCCCGCTTTGCCATGAGGGCAAGCTGTCGCTCAAGCTTGGACGCTATGGCGCTTTTGTCGGCTGCTCCAATTACCCTGACTGCACATACACCCGCCAGCTTGGCGGTGACGCGGCAGAACAGGCAGCAAGCGCACAGGGTGATGAACCCGCCGTTCTTGGCAAGGACCCGCACAACGGCGAGGATATCACATTGCGCACAGGGCGTTTCGGCCCTTATGTGCAGCGTGGTGAAGGCAAGGAAGCCAAACGCGCCAGCCTGCCAAAAAGCTGGCAGGGAACGGATATAACCCTGGCAAAAGCGCTTGAACTGCTGGCTTTGCCGCGTGAAGTGGGCATGCATCCTGAAACCGGCAAACCGATTACCGCCAGCATTGGCCGCTACGGGCCCTATGTCGCCCATGACGGGCAGTATGCCAATCTGGAAAATATCGAGGATGTGTTTGAAGTCGGGCTCAACCGTGCGGTGACGCTTCTGGCGGAGAAGCAGCAAAAAGGTGGCAGGCGGACTTCATCTGCCACTCTGGCAAATCTGGGCACCCATCCCGATGGCGGTGATATCACCGTGCATGACGGACGTTATGGCCCTTATGTCAAATGGGGCAAAATCAACGCCACCCTGCCCAAGGGCAAGGATGCCAAAACTGTGACTTTGGAAGAGGCACTGGCGCTGATTGCCGCCAAGGCGGAAAAAGGCGGGAAAACCGGGAAAAAAGCTGCCCAAAAAAAGGCGCCTGCCAAAAAAGCAGCACCTAAAAAAGCCGCAACCAAGAAGAAAGCCGAATAA
- a CDS encoding Putative Holliday junction resolvase (bhsal06730): protein MPVIDITEAPGFLKAGSRVAGLDLGTKTIGIAVSDNGFTLASPRPVLRRVKFTQDARALLGLFTQENIALVIIGLPLNMDGSSGPRAQATRTFVRNMAALTDIPFIFWDERLSTVAAERSLLEMDISRAKRAQRIDSAAAAFILQGALDRMRRL, encoded by the coding sequence ATGCCTGTTATAGACATAACAGAGGCGCCCGGCTTTTTAAAGGCGGGCAGCCGTGTTGCCGGGCTTGATCTGGGCACAAAAACCATCGGCATTGCGGTTTCTGACAACGGCTTCACGCTGGCCAGTCCGCGCCCTGTCCTGCGGCGGGTAAAATTTACTCAGGACGCCAGGGCTCTGCTCGGCCTTTTTACACAGGAAAATATCGCGCTTGTCATTATCGGCCTGCCGCTCAATATGGATGGTTCAAGCGGGCCGCGTGCACAGGCAACCCGCACCTTTGTGCGCAATATGGCTGCTTTAACCGATATTCCGTTTATTTTCTGGGATGAGCGGCTGTCAACCGTTGCGGCAGAGCGCAGCCTGCTGGAAATGGATATTTCCCGCGCCAAACGTGCACAGCGCATTGATTCTGCCGCGGCCGCTTTCATCCTGCAAGGCGCGCTCGACCGGATGCGGCGATTATAA
- the gatC gene encoding Aspartyl/glutamyl-tRNA(Asn/Gln) amidotransferase subunit C (bhsal06750): protein MSVDLATVKRVAHLARIALSEEEAQRMCGELNVILDLGEQLDEVDVTGVEAMTSVMPMTLYMREDVVSDGDRQADIIANAPLSEENFFLVPKVVE from the coding sequence ATGTCTGTTGATCTGGCAACGGTCAAACGTGTTGCCCATCTGGCGCGTATTGCGCTTTCCGAAGAAGAAGCACAGCGTATGTGCGGTGAACTCAATGTTATACTGGATCTTGGGGAGCAACTGGATGAGGTCGATGTTACCGGTGTTGAGGCAATGACATCCGTCATGCCCATGACATTGTATATGCGTGAAGATGTGGTGAGTGATGGTGACAGGCAAGCGGATATTATCGCCAATGCGCCGCTGAGCGAAGAAAACTTTTTCCTTGTGCCGAAAGTGGTTGAATAA
- the pyrC gene encoding Dihydroorotase (bhsal06710) — translation MRPIVFENAHIIDPSRDMDEIGTVIVGGSKILAAGKEAHNQGRPDHAEIIDLAGKAVLPGLVDARVFVGEPGAEYRETIASAGQAAAAGGVTSFIMMPDTNPVIDDVALVEFVLRTSRDTAVVNVHPAAALTHALEGREMTEFGLLGAAGAVAFTEGRKTIANSNVLRRAMMYARDFDKPVMHETQDRDLTGSGVMNSGLLASWLGLSGIPREAEVIPLERDLRLAALTGARYHAAQLSCRMSADVMRRAKQTLPDISAGISINHLTLNENDIGEYRTFFRLSPPLRAEEDRLAMIEALREGTIDIIVSAHDPQDADTKRLPFADAAAGAVGLETLLAAALRLYHNGSVPLKRLVEALSTTPAKLFGLDAGTLKAGAPADMIVVDLEEPWLLELDQLNSRSKNSPFEKARFQGRVQRTLVAGKTVYSAD, via the coding sequence ATGAGGCCGATTGTTTTTGAAAATGCGCACATTATTGATCCCTCGCGCGATATGGATGAGATCGGCACTGTCATTGTTGGCGGCAGCAAAATTCTGGCCGCCGGTAAAGAAGCGCATAATCAGGGACGGCCGGACCACGCTGAAATTATCGACCTTGCGGGGAAAGCTGTTCTGCCCGGGCTGGTTGACGCGCGGGTGTTTGTCGGCGAGCCCGGTGCAGAATACCGCGAGACCATTGCCTCTGCCGGCCAGGCCGCCGCCGCAGGCGGTGTGACGTCTTTCATCATGATGCCGGATACCAATCCGGTTATTGATGATGTGGCGCTGGTGGAATTTGTCCTGCGCACCTCACGCGACACAGCGGTTGTCAATGTTCACCCCGCCGCCGCGCTGACCCACGCGCTGGAAGGGCGCGAGATGACCGAGTTCGGCCTGCTCGGCGCGGCCGGCGCCGTCGCCTTTACCGAAGGGCGCAAAACCATTGCCAACAGCAATGTTCTGCGCCGCGCCATGATGTATGCGCGCGATTTTGACAAGCCGGTCATGCATGAAACGCAGGACAGGGACCTGACCGGCAGCGGCGTGATGAATTCCGGCCTGCTCGCCAGCTGGCTGGGGCTTTCCGGCATCCCGCGTGAGGCGGAAGTTATCCCGCTTGAGCGCGACTTGCGCCTCGCCGCGCTGACAGGCGCGCGCTATCATGCCGCCCAGCTTTCCTGCCGGATGTCAGCCGATGTCATGCGCCGTGCCAAACAGACGCTGCCCGATATTTCCGCCGGTATCTCCATCAACCATCTGACGCTGAATGAAAACGACATTGGCGAATACCGCACCTTTTTCCGCCTTTCACCGCCGTTGCGGGCGGAAGAAGACCGCCTCGCCATGATTGAAGCGCTGCGTGAGGGCACCATTGACATTATTGTTTCCGCCCATGACCCGCAGGACGCTGACACCAAGCGCCTGCCCTTTGCCGACGCGGCCGCAGGTGCCGTGGGGCTCGAAACACTGCTTGCCGCGGCCCTGCGCCTTTATCACAATGGCTCGGTACCGTTGAAACGGCTGGTGGAGGCGCTTTCCACCACACCGGCAAAATTATTCGGGCTTGACGCAGGCACATTGAAAGCAGGCGCGCCAGCTGATATGATTGTGGTTGATCTGGAGGAGCCATGGCTGCTGGAGCTTGATCAACTTAACTCACGCTCAAAAAACAGCCCGTTTGAGAAAGCGCGCTTTCAAGGGCGGGTACAAAGAACACTGGTTGCCGGCAAGACGGTTTATAGCGCGGATTAA